A single window of Rhizobium sp. SL42 DNA harbors:
- the miaB gene encoding tRNA (N6-isopentenyl adenosine(37)-C2)-methylthiotransferase MiaB — protein MTQDTAIIPAHQQPGANARKVFIKTYGCQMNVYDSGRMADALAADGYVSTETMEDADLVLLNTCHIREKAAEKVYSALGRLRETKKVRAAEGREFMIGVAGCVAQAEGEEISRREPAVDVVIGPQTYHRLPQALHRARTGERVVDTEYALEDKFEHLPAPVKVPGKPRNVTAFLTVQEGCDKFCTFCVVPYTRGSEVSRPLAQLLSEARKLVDTGVRELTLLGQNVNAWHGEDEEGRAIGLGDLLYRLAETPGLARLRYTTSHPRDMDDRLIAAHRDLRMLMPYLHLPVQAGSDRILKAMNRRHKASEYIALIERIRAARPDIALSGDFIVGFPGETDQDFEDTMNLVRRVKFAQAYSFKYSTRPGTPGADLPDHVAEDVKTERLARLQELLLEQQQAFSQSMIGRTMDLLLEKPGRMPGQLIGRSPWLQSVNVDAMSSKIGDIIQVRITAAGPNSLFAEVAEG, from the coding sequence ATGACACAGGACACAGCGATCATCCCCGCACACCAACAGCCCGGCGCCAATGCGCGAAAGGTCTTCATCAAGACCTATGGCTGCCAGATGAATGTCTATGACAGCGGACGCATGGCCGATGCGCTTGCAGCAGACGGCTACGTCTCGACTGAGACCATGGAAGACGCCGATCTCGTTCTGCTCAACACCTGTCACATCCGTGAAAAGGCAGCCGAAAAGGTCTATTCCGCCTTGGGTCGCCTGCGTGAGACGAAGAAGGTTCGCGCCGCCGAAGGCCGTGAATTCATGATCGGCGTTGCCGGTTGCGTCGCCCAGGCTGAGGGTGAGGAAATCTCCCGTAGGGAACCTGCCGTCGATGTCGTCATCGGACCGCAGACCTATCACCGCCTGCCGCAGGCCCTGCATCGCGCCCGCACCGGCGAGCGTGTCGTCGACACCGAATATGCGCTGGAAGACAAGTTCGAGCACCTTCCGGCCCCCGTCAAAGTGCCCGGCAAGCCGCGCAACGTCACTGCGTTCTTGACCGTACAGGAAGGCTGCGACAAGTTTTGCACCTTCTGTGTCGTGCCCTATACGCGTGGCTCGGAAGTGTCGCGTCCGCTCGCGCAGCTTTTGTCCGAGGCGCGCAAACTGGTCGATACTGGCGTGCGCGAACTGACTTTGCTGGGACAGAACGTCAACGCCTGGCATGGTGAGGATGAAGAGGGCAGGGCGATCGGTCTTGGCGATCTGCTCTACCGTCTGGCCGAAACGCCTGGTCTTGCGCGTCTGCGCTACACCACCAGCCATCCGCGCGACATGGACGACCGGCTGATCGCGGCGCATCGCGATCTGCGCATGCTGATGCCTTACCTGCATCTGCCGGTTCAGGCCGGTTCGGATCGGATCCTCAAGGCGATGAACCGTCGCCACAAGGCGTCGGAATATATCGCGTTGATCGAGCGTATTCGCGCGGCCCGTCCCGACATCGCCCTGTCGGGCGATTTCATCGTCGGTTTTCCCGGTGAAACCGATCAGGATTTCGAGGACACGATGAATCTCGTGCGCCGGGTGAAATTTGCTCAGGCTTATTCGTTCAAATATTCGACGCGACCCGGTACGCCCGGTGCCGATCTGCCGGATCACGTTGCGGAAGACGTCAAGACGGAACGCCTTGCCCGGCTGCAGGAACTGCTGCTGGAACAGCAGCAGGCCTTTTCCCAGTCGATGATCGGGCGTACCATGGACCTGCTGCTGGAGAAGCCGGGACGCATGCCCGGGCAGCTGATTGGTCGCTCGCCGTGGCTGCAGTCTGTGAATGTTGATGCAATGTCTTCGAAAATCGGTGACATTATACAGGTACGAATCACCGCAGCCGGCCCAAACAGCTTGTTTGCCGAGGTGGCAGAGGGTTAG
- a CDS encoding PhoH family protein, giving the protein MNATEVVSSPSRNVRTTATDANHFILTFENNRLASELFGQFDQNLKLLEQRLQIEARARGNSVSISGDLLATNQARRALDFLYARLQSGGSVELSDVEGAIRMAVAADDQLSLPTLERKAKLSMAQISTRKKTIAARTPTQDAYMRALDRSEMVFGVGPAGTGKTYLAVAHAAQLLERGMVDRIVLTRPAVEAGERLGFLPGDLKDKVDPYLRPLYDALYDMIPGDKVERAITAGVIEIAPLAFMRGRTLANAAIILDEAQNTTSMQMKMFLTRLGENGRMIITGDPSQIDLPRGVTSGLVEALQILKEVEGVSIVRFKDTDVVRHPLVGRIVRAYDAKYIVAEESE; this is encoded by the coding sequence TTGAACGCAACAGAAGTGGTTTCCTCACCCTCGCGCAATGTCCGCACAACTGCGACCGACGCCAATCACTTCATTTTGACGTTCGAGAACAACCGGCTTGCGAGTGAGCTCTTCGGTCAATTCGACCAGAACCTCAAACTTCTCGAACAGCGGCTGCAAATCGAAGCCCGCGCTCGCGGCAATTCGGTTTCCATTTCCGGCGACCTGCTTGCCACCAATCAGGCCCGTCGCGCGCTCGATTTCCTCTACGCCCGTCTTCAGAGCGGCGGTTCGGTCGAACTCTCCGACGTTGAGGGCGCGATCCGCATGGCTGTCGCTGCCGATGACCAGTTGAGCCTGCCGACGCTTGAGCGCAAGGCGAAGCTGTCAATGGCGCAGATTTCGACGCGCAAGAAGACGATTGCTGCCCGCACCCCGACCCAGGATGCCTATATGCGGGCGCTCGATCGCTCCGAAATGGTGTTTGGCGTCGGCCCGGCCGGTACGGGCAAGACCTATCTGGCGGTGGCCCATGCCGCACAGTTGCTCGAACGTGGCATGGTTGATCGCATCGTCCTGACGCGTCCTGCCGTGGAAGCCGGCGAGCGTCTGGGCTTCCTTCCGGGCGACCTGAAGGACAAGGTCGATCCTTACCTGCGGCCTCTTTATGACGCGCTGTACGATATGATCCCCGGCGACAAGGTCGAACGGGCGATTACGGCAGGTGTGATCGAAATCGCCCCGCTCGCCTTCATGCGCGGTCGCACGCTTGCCAATGCCGCCATCATCCTTGATGAGGCCCAGAACACCACGTCGATGCAGATGAAGATGTTCCTGACCCGTCTTGGTGAGAACGGCCGCATGATCATCACCGGCGACCCGAGCCAGATCGACTTGCCGCGCGGCGTAACCTCGGGCCTCGTCGAAGCCTTGCAGATCCTCAAGGAAGTCGAGGGTGTATCGATTGTTCGTTTCAAGGACACCGACGTCGTCCGCCATCCTTTGGTTGGCCGGATTGTTCGGGCCTACGATGCCAAGTATATTGTTGCGGAAGAAAGCGAGTAG
- the ybeY gene encoding rRNA maturation RNase YbeY, producing MQHLDIQIAVEADGWAEEDALEAMAGRVLGLASTYLRDREGQPFPPQPAELSLVFGDDEMIREINAEWRGKDKPTNVLSFPAFPVVPGKMPGPMLGDIIIARETVEREAVELDKSFEDHLTHLMVHGFLHLFGYDHLETSDAEQMEALETRILHELGLSDPYAGQDPI from the coding sequence ATGCAGCATTTGGATATACAGATCGCCGTAGAGGCGGACGGATGGGCCGAAGAGGACGCGCTTGAGGCTATGGCAGGGCGCGTTCTCGGGCTCGCAAGTACGTATCTTCGCGACAGGGAAGGCCAGCCCTTCCCGCCGCAACCGGCGGAACTGTCGCTTGTCTTCGGTGACGATGAGATGATCCGTGAGATCAACGCCGAATGGCGCGGCAAGGACAAGCCGACCAATGTCTTGTCCTTTCCCGCTTTTCCGGTGGTGCCGGGCAAGATGCCCGGCCCTATGCTCGGCGATATCATCATTGCCCGCGAGACCGTCGAGCGCGAAGCGGTCGAGCTGGATAAGAGCTTCGAGGATCATTTGACGCATCTGATGGTCCATGGATTTCTGCATCTCTTCGGCTACGATCATCTTGAGACGAGCGATGCGGAACAAATGGAAGCGCTTGAGACTCGCATTTTGCACGAACTTGGCCTATCTGATCCCTATGCGGGACAAGACCCGATCTGA
- a CDS encoding transporter associated domain-containing protein has product MSDFATRTATEANEGSEGSSSDDGSSPSRAESSPRQSTPFWTRIARLLRPSSSTSLREDLTDALKADATLGEAFTAEERAMLHNILRFREVRVEDIMVPRVDIEAVDHSVTIGELMTIFEVSGRSRMPVYADTLDDPRGMVHIRDLLSYVTKQARNRRRIAAARSSAASVDKAEKTETKGDKAKPKVDFDLARIDLSKTVAEAGIIRSVLFVPPSMLASDLMSRMQAARTQMALVIDEYGGTDGLVSHEDIVEMVIGDVEDEHDDEEVMFTRISDDVLVTDARVELEEIAEAIGPDFDIQDRLDDVDTLGGLIFSALGRIPARGEVVQALAGFEFHILDADPRRIKRVRIVRKRAAARRRTVKGEGEAVVEAKTGRGKKPANEAERSAVDNDTAS; this is encoded by the coding sequence ATGAGCGATTTTGCGACAAGAACGGCCACTGAGGCCAATGAGGGTTCGGAGGGTTCTTCCTCCGACGACGGCAGTAGTCCATCGCGAGCGGAAAGCTCGCCCCGACAATCCACCCCCTTCTGGACACGCATTGCCCGCCTTCTCAGGCCGTCCTCGTCGACAAGCCTCCGAGAAGACCTGACGGACGCATTGAAGGCCGACGCAACGCTCGGCGAGGCGTTTACCGCCGAAGAACGGGCGATGTTGCACAACATCCTCCGCTTCCGTGAGGTTCGCGTCGAGGACATCATGGTGCCGCGCGTCGATATCGAGGCCGTGGATCACAGTGTCACCATTGGCGAACTGATGACCATCTTTGAGGTTTCGGGGCGTTCGCGCATGCCCGTATACGCCGACACGCTGGATGATCCGCGCGGCATGGTCCACATCCGCGACCTTCTGTCCTACGTTACCAAGCAGGCCCGCAATCGCCGCCGTATCGCTGCCGCCCGTTCTTCGGCGGCAAGTGTCGACAAGGCGGAAAAGACCGAGACAAAGGGCGACAAGGCCAAGCCGAAGGTCGACTTTGATCTGGCTCGCATCGATCTCAGCAAGACTGTTGCCGAGGCCGGTATCATTCGCTCCGTGCTTTTCGTGCCACCGTCCATGCTCGCGTCCGACCTGATGAGCCGGATGCAGGCGGCCCGCACCCAGATGGCACTGGTGATCGATGAATATGGCGGCACCGACGGCCTCGTCAGCCATGAAGACATCGTCGAGATGGTGATCGGCGATGTCGAGGACGAGCATGACGACGAAGAGGTTATGTTCACCCGTATTTCCGACGATGTATTGGTGACCGATGCCCGCGTCGAACTGGAGGAAATCGCAGAGGCGATCGGCCCGGATTTCGACATCCAGGACCGGCTCGATGATGTCGATACCCTGGGCGGCCTGATCTTTTCGGCTCTGGGACGTATCCCGGCGCGTGGCGAGGTTGTCCAGGCGCTTGCCGGTTTCGAATTCCATATCCTCGATGCCGATCCCCGCCGGATCAAGCGGGTTCGCATTGTCCGCAAGCGCGCTGCTGCCCGCCGCCGCACTGTCAAGGGTGAGGGCGAAGCCGTCGTCGAAGCCAAGACGGGTCGCGGCAAGAAGCCGGCAAACGAGGCCGAACGTTCTGCCGTGGACAACGATACGGCGTCTTAA